From one Oxyura jamaicensis isolate SHBP4307 breed ruddy duck chromosome 15, BPBGC_Ojam_1.0, whole genome shotgun sequence genomic stretch:
- the UNC119B gene encoding protein unc-119 homolog B, whose translation MSGSKARAAAAAGPEKKPPPGTGGALSRLRGRRGSGDAAPRPGTPWTESELLALETVRPEHVLGLCRVTENYLCKPEDNIYNIDFTRFKIRDLETGTVLFEIAKPSASEQDDEDEDDNSELDASAGRFVRYQFTPAFLRLRTVGATVEFTVGEKPVSNFRMIERHYFRDRLLKNFDFDFGFCIPSSRNTCEHIYEFPQLSEDLIRLMVENPYETRSDSFYFVDNKLIMHNKADYAYNGGQ comes from the exons atGAGCGGCTCCAAGGccagggcggcggcggcggcggggccggagAAGAAGCCGCCGCCGGGCACCGGGGGAGCCCTCAGCCGCCTGCGGGGCCGCCGAGGCTCGGGGGACGCGGCGCCGCGGCCGGGGACGCCGTGGACCGAATCCGAACTGCTGGCGCTGGAGACCGTCCGGCCCGAGCACGTCCTGGGGCTGTGCCGGGTGACGGAGA attATTTATGCAAACCCGAGGACAACATTTACAACATCGACTTCACCAGGTTCAAGATCCGGGACCTCGAGACTGGAACAGTGCTGTTTGAAATTGCGAAGCCTTCTGCTTCAG AGCAAGACGATGAGGATGAAGATGACAACAGTGAACTTGACGCTAGTGCGGGCCGCTTCGTTCGTTACCAGTTCACCCCAGCGTTTCTTCGTCTTCGGACCGTCGGTGCAAC AGTGGAATTTACAGTGGGAGAAAAGCCAGTGTCAAACTTTCGAATGATTGAAAGGCATTACTTCCGAGATCGCTTGCTGAAGAACTTTGACTTTGATTTTGGCTTCTGCATCCCCAGTAGCAGGAACACATGCGAACACATCTATGAATTCCCTCAGCTCTCAGAAGATCTTA TCCGTCTGATGGTTGAAAATCCATACGAGACCCGCTCAGACAGCTTTTACTTTGTGGACAACAAGTTGATAATGCACAACAAGGCCGATTACGCATACAATGGAGGACAGTAA
- the MLEC gene encoding malectin → MGGAGAPLPLAAGLLLLVAAGRVRGAAGGLADSVVWAVNAGGDAHVDVNGIHFRKDPLEGRVGRASDYGMKLPILRSNAEDQILYQTERYNEETFGYEVPIKEEGDYVLVLKFAEVYFAQSQQKVFDVRLNGHVVVKDLDIFDRVGHSTAHDEIIPMSIKKGKLSVQGEVSTFTGKLHIEFVKGYYDNPKICALYILQGTVEDVPKLQPHPGLEKKEDDDDEDEYDDGSSVKKQANKNRVQSGPRTPNPYASDNSSLMFPILVAFGVFIPTLFCLCRL, encoded by the exons ATGGGGGGCGCGGGGGCGCCGCTGCCGCTGGcggcggggctgctgctgctggtggcggcggggcgcgtgcggggcgcggcgggcggCCTGGCCGACAGCGTCGTGTGGGCTGTGAACGCCGGCGGGGACGCCCATGTGGACGTGAACGGCATCCACTTCCGCAAGGACCCGCTCGAGGGCCGCGTGGGCCGAG CTTCCGACTATGGCATGAAGCTGCCGATCTTGCGGTCCAACGCAGAAGATCAGATCCTGTATCAGACGGAGCGTTACAATGAGGAAACCTTTGGCTATGAAGTTCCCATCAAGGAGGAGGGTGACTACGTGCTGGTGCTGAAGTTTGCAGAAGTGTATTTTGCACAGTCTCAGCAGAAG GTTTTTGATGTTCGCTTGAATGGCCACGTAGTGGTGAAGGACTTGGACATTTTTGACAGGGTTGGACACAGCACGGCTCACGATGAGATCATTCCCATGAGTATCAAAAAGGGGAAGCTGAGCGTCCAGGGAGAGGTTTCCACGTTCACAGGAAAGCTCCACATTGAGTTTGTTAAG GGCTACTATGACAATCCGAAAATCTGTGCCCTGTACATCCTGCAAGGAACAGTGGAAG ATGTTCCAAAGCTGCAGCCACACCCAGgtctggagaaaaaagaggaCGACGACGATGAGGATGAGTACGATGATGGCTCCAGCGTTAAAAAACAGGCAAATAAGAACCGGGTTCAGTCAGGCCCACGCACACCAAACCCCTATGCCTCGGACAACAGCAGCCTCATGTTCCCTATATTGGTGGCCTTTGGTGTCTTTATTCCTAccctcttctgcctctgccGGTTGTGA